Part of the Triticum aestivum cultivar Chinese Spring chromosome 4D, IWGSC CS RefSeq v2.1, whole genome shotgun sequence genome is shown below.
ATTGTCTATGTGGCAGCAGGGCCGAACCGGATCGTTGGCTGCGCCTTGTGGCCGGCCCAGTCGCGTCCAGCCGCAGCTGAAGATCCCGGGTTCAACCTGCTGTCTCTGTTTGGGAATAcgctcaaggtttaaaatagatcGGGATTAAAGAGTTcggtgtgctgatttcagggattggAAGTTCAGGTTTCGATGTAGCTTTCGTCTACAAATTCAAGGTTTATTTTGgattcttttcctttattttatcatCTCTTGACCTCTGAGTATAGATACACCACAGTCACATACCACTACATTCTTATTGGAAAACAATTCCACGAGAAACGGCACGCATCTCCACCCGCCTCTTCCCCCCTTCTCTCCCGTGACTGTGAGCTCTCCTGCATCCATCATGCAGCTGGCGTATGCTCCAAAGCTCCTGATCTGTTTTTGCGATGCCCCCTTCACCCGTCTCGTACGCAAGTGGATGGTTGGTGGTGGAGCTCGATTCCGCGCTATCGAGCTCCGGTGGACGCAAGGACGGCGAGGATCGGCAAACCAGTGTAACTTTTATACATGCTATGGGAGAACGTATCCTATGCACCAGACCAGTTGTTGCACCGGATGCGCGACTGACATTTGAGCCATTGGATATGAAACATAGGGATGCAAGTAAGCTCAAACATGGATTGGTAGAATATTTGCAGAAAGGCCTCATGTACTATGTTAAAAACAAAACACACTCCACACTTTTCTCTCCCATCACTGGGTCGGTGTCACTccatataaatattgtcatatatGTTGAACCGTACATCCGAATTAGTTCTTTCATCGCCATGTTTTTTGACAAGATATTCGGAACAAGATCAATGTTGAATatatttttgcattttttttattttcaaatgcAACCGCAACATTTATATGTTTTATATCGAAACCTAGATTTACTTTATATGTTTTCGAACTCTACGTCTCCCTCCACACGTCCATCCCACGTGCACGTGCACATGCTTAAATTAAACGTCAACAACCTCACTGTTCATGACGTGAAGCGTCTCTGGGTGAAGAAGCATTCTAACCCTCGTGGTGGTATGAGAGAGGAGCTTTCTGCAGATACTGATGGCTCGAGTGATGGTGATTTTGAGCAACCTCCTCGTGCTGATAAGAAGGATTGGCCTGCTAAGGTAGAGGCCAAGATCAAGAAGACCTTCTGCCTTCAGGTTGGGAATTAGCTATATGATGCCCATAAGAAGGAGAAGGAGTCCCGCTTCCGCCAGATCCAGAGATAGCTTAGCAAATCGCCTCAAGGGTTATTATATGGGTCACCACTAGTAAGACCCATAACTAATATATTTTACTTTGTATATATTTAGGAACTAtacttttctttaatatttttttaaaaaaatcaaaaggtTAATTGTCAAAACATTTTTttgggaaaacaaaaaatttcacaTATCACAATAGAAATGTTCATGCGCATAAATAAATTATCATATGTTACAAATAAGTTAATGAACTTTTCAAAAAAATTTATGATTTGAAAAAAATTGTTGAGCCATGCCAGGTTATATGTTTATACACTTCAAAAGTATTCACATTTTGCCCTAGAAATAAAAAAAAGGTATCCCAGAAAATaataaaagggaaaacaaaaatcAAATAGatgaaaaactaaaataaaaaaaatacgaGCAAAAGTGGAAAAactaaaaacaaataaaaaaactaACCACATGGTTCGGCCTGTTGCACCCTATACACTTGACGCGATAAGTCAAATATCCTTCAGTATTAGTCTATCAACCCCCGAAATCTTACGATGTTAAAACTCGGTGAATAAAGCACAAGACCTTATTGTTGATCGAATTAACTGTCATCAAAGGCAGGTGAGAAATTCGCCATGGCGGAAGCGGCTCAGTCTCCCTCCTCGTCCTTTTTTTTGCAAATATGCTAAGGCTGCGTGTCTTTCCATTGATAAAAGAAGAGCGTTACAACATGGGATTACACGAACTCACTAAGCCATGTACACAAGAAGGCATGGAAGTGAGTTAGGAGCAGACAGGTACGGGGTTGCTCAACCCCTACATGAACACAAACTAGCTCTTGGGGATGATATGTTGGATCCTGGTGGCGCCGGCCCTAGCCCAAAGGTGAGCTTCGTCTCTGATTATGTTGGCGAGGTGGGAGACCGAAGGCCGCTCGCCGTCGAAGATGCCAACGTTCCGGTGCTTCCAGAGCCACCAGGCAGTGAAGATGACGAGGGAGGCCAATCCCTTTCGCGCCGGCCTGGGTGCATGGTCGAAAGAGTAGGCCCAGTAGGAGTGGAAGTCAGTGTCCACACTCGACAGGGCGGTTGATCTAATCCAGCCTAGTATCTCATGCCACACCTGCCGGGAGAACGAGCAACCCGTGAATAGATGTTGCATTGTTTTCTCCCCTTTACCGCAGAAGGCGCAAGCGGCCTCGTGGGGTAGCCCATGACGAACTAGGCGCTCAGCTGTCCAGCATTGGTCCTGGAGCGAAAGGCAGATGAAACTTAATGTGAAGCGGCACCCAAAGCTTCCAGGTGATCCTCCAGTGTGGGTCCTCGCAGGCGCGTATGAAGAGTGCCTGGTAGCATGAGCTAGCGGAGTAGGTAGTTGAGGTAGTCCAGTCTCCCTCCTCATCCAGGAGCAATCAACATACCTACTCTATTCTTAAGATTCACATCCAAGTTGAGTAGTCGACTGTGTTTGTGCTAGTTGCAACTTGTTTTTAGAGGGGAGTGCTTAACTAGTTTTTATTTGAGGACATTATAGCATTACGTAAGTTAGAGGCAGTTGTAACACAAAATAACAACTCTAGAGGTTTTTAGTACGAAAAATCATGTAATAAAGTAGGTTAGGATGTGGAAGCAAAATTCGAAATGCAAGACCTACATGTCATTTACTAGGGGAGTGGCTTGACTGGCTTGGATCGAGCCAAGCCGAAGTTTATCTGTCTTAGAATTGTTTTGAGTCCAAATTTCACCAAAATAGCAAAATTAGCCAAACTCTCAAATTGCTAGGCAAAATACTATCAAAATTTTCTATGATACTCAGAGAACCTAGGGTAAATTATTGACCATTTTTCACTATGTCGAAAAAGCTTAAATGCTTTAGCCAAACTGGACAGAAACTTTCAAAGACCATCCAAAACTTTCAAATGGCTAAGCAAATGATCTCAAATTTTCCTAGTAACCCTCCGAACATAGAATTAAATAGTAGTACCAGATTTTCGGAATTTTTTTTAAAGTTTTTTGTCCAGGTATAGCAAGCATACCACAGCCCACATCACAATGATAAAATACGCTGGTGCAAagcttctcgcaaaaaaaaaagaacctTCTCGCAGGAGGAGCGCCTCGGCCACGCATCGCATAGATCACCATATACGCGTGCAAAGAATGAAAGACGTTCTTGGGGCGGCGCGCAACAGAAGCAAGGAGGCAGCAGGCATCATAAATGGCACGCACGAGGCAGCGAGGCCGGCGCTTGCATAGGGCAAAAACCATAAATTTGACCTCGGggtgaaactatttcacaaattAAACTATGTTTAAAAGTATTTCACTCAGCTGACCCCTAATGTGCAGCGGCTAACAGTAAGGCGCTAGACTCTACTGTGCAGCGCCTAACACACAGGCGCcacactgtgcagcgcctagctgtaAGGAGTGCACTACACTGTGCAGCGCCTAACTTAAGGAGTTGCAAGTAGAGTGCAGCGCCTTACTGTTGGGAGCTGCATAAAAGGGTCAGCGGtgtgaaatattttcaaaaacagTTTAGTTTATGAAATACTTTCGCTTTGAGGTTAAATTTGTCAATTCTGCCCTTGCATGGCTTGGCACTGGCACGGACGAGCAATGGAGGATTCAGGCCCTGCGCGCCCGTCTTCGTCGTGTAGCACCACACCCGCCCCGTCCCGCACGCTGAACAATTACTCCTCCTCACACCACGCGCAGGTACGCTCCTCCCTCCGTCTTCCTCCTCTGTCTCTACCCGTGTCTGCGCCATTAAGGAACCCAGCGTCAGTCAGAGCTCGATCGGGTGACTAGCGGCCGGAGCCCGGCCGGCCCTGCCTGCCATTACTCCCTCCGGTACCCGTCTCGTGTCACGGCCGGTGATGAGGGTGATCCTCCTCACGAGGCCTCCCTCCCCGTCTCAAATTCTCGCCGCGCCTCCCCCCGCGCCCGCGCGCCGCTCCCCGGCGCTGCCGCTTCAAATAGCACCGTGCATTCCGATGAATCCCACCTCTCCATCTCCCACCTCACCGTTGCAAACCAAAGTGATCACCTGCTCGATTGTTGCTTAGCTAGGTAGCCATGGGTTTCCTCCACCTGTTCGCCTCCCACGTGGCGttcttctccctcttcctctcctcgtTGGTGTTTCTTCATGGCGCCGCCGCGGATCAGGCGGAGGCTCTGCGGACCTACATTGTGCAGCTGCACCCACGCGGATCTACCGGCGGCGGCGACGCAACCTCCTCCGACCACGACTGGCACCTCGCCTTCCTCATCAAATCCGTGCCTTCCTCGGTGGAGCAAGATGACAAGCGCCAGCGGAAGCCGTCGTCGCGGCTGCTGTACTCTTACCACACCGTGTTCGACGGCTTTGCGGCGCGGCTCACGGTCGGCGAGGCGGCAGCTCTGCGGGCGCTGCAGGGCGTCGCGTCGGTGCGCGAGGACCGCCGGGTCGAGCTGCACACCACGTACTCGTACCGTTTCCTCGGCCTCAACGTGTGCCCGACCGGGGCGTGGGCACGCGCGCGGTACGGCCGTGGCGTGGTCGTCGGGGTGCTCGACACGGGCGTGTGGCCGGAGAGCCCGAGCTTCGACGACCGCGGGATGCCGCCGGTGCCGGACCGGTGGCGGGGCGTGTGCGAGACCGGGGAGCGGTTCAACGCGACGAACTGCAATCGGAAGCTCGTCGGCGCGCGGTTCTACTCCAAGGGCCACCGCGCCAACTACCCGACGGACCCGTCTGACGCCGCAGCGCGCGCGCGGGAGTACGCTTCGCCGCGGGACGCGCACGGGCACGGGACTCACACGGCGTCGACAGCCGCGGGGTCCGCCGTGGCCGGAGCCAGTGTCCTCGGCGCCGGGGCCGGGGAGGCGCGCGGCGTGTCTCCCGGCGCGCACGTCGCCGCCTACAAGGTCTGCTGGTTCAACGGATGCTTCAGCTCCGATATCCTCGCTGGGATGGACGACGCGGTGCGCGACGGCGTCGACGTGCTGTCGCTCTCGCTCGGCGGCTTCCCCATCCCGCTCTTCGAGGACAGCATCGCCATCGGCAGCTTCCGTGCCACGGTGCGCGGCGTCTCCGTCGTGAGCGCCGCCGGTAACAACGGGCCGGAGCCGAGCTCCGTGGCCAACGAAGCGCCCTGGATGCTCACCGTCGGCGCCGCCACACTGGACCGCCGCTTCCCGGCCTACGTCCGGCTCGGCAACGGCCGGGTCCTGTACGGCGAGTCCATGTACCCGGGAAAAATCGATTTGAAAAATGGCGGGAAGAAGGCGCTCGAGCTGTTCTACGCCGCCGGTGGGTCCCGGGAAGCGATGTACTGCATGAAGGGGTCCCTCTCCGCGGCCGAAGTCGCCGGGAAGATGGTGGTATGCGACCGCGGCATCACCGGCCGGGCAGACAAAGGCCAGGCGGTGAAAGAAGCGGGCGGCGCGGCCATGGTGCTCGCGAACTCCGAGATCAACCGGCAGGAGGACTCCGTCGACGTGCACGTCCTTCCCGCGACGCTCGTCGGCTACCAGGAGGCTGT
Proteins encoded:
- the LOC123098746 gene encoding subtilisin-like protease SBT1.2; the protein is MGFLHLFASHVAFFSLFLSSLVFLHGAAADQAEALRTYIVQLHPRGSTGGGDATSSDHDWHLAFLIKSVPSSVEQDDKRQRKPSSRLLYSYHTVFDGFAARLTVGEAAALRALQGVASVREDRRVELHTTYSYRFLGLNVCPTGAWARARYGRGVVVGVLDTGVWPESPSFDDRGMPPVPDRWRGVCETGERFNATNCNRKLVGARFYSKGHRANYPTDPSDAAARAREYASPRDAHGHGTHTASTAAGSAVAGASVLGAGAGEARGVSPGAHVAAYKVCWFNGCFSSDILAGMDDAVRDGVDVLSLSLGGFPIPLFEDSIAIGSFRATVRGVSVVSAAGNNGPEPSSVANEAPWMLTVGAATLDRRFPAYVRLGNGRVLYGESMYPGKIDLKNGGKKALELFYAAGGSREAMYCMKGSLSAAEVAGKMVVCDRGITGRADKGQAVKEAGGAAMVLANSEINRQEDSVDVHVLPATLVGYQEAVELKNYISSTPRPVARIAFGGTRIGLARAPAVALFSARGPSVTSPSVLKPDVIAPGVNIIAAWPGSVGPSGLDGDARRSNFTVLSGTSMACPHVSGIAALVRSAHPSWSPAMVRSAIMTTADVTDRQGKPITDGDGGDRADAFAMGAGHVNPALAVDPGLVYDIEPADYVTHLCTLGYTQREVFKITHSAVNCSELLHENPGFTLNYPSIAVAFKDGGGETSAVLRRTVTNVGAPNSTYTARVAAPPGIKVTVAPTTLAFAEFGEKKSFQVRVDASAAAGKDSAEGYLVWKQQSAGQGRRRTVRSPIAVTWPVE